GCGCAGCCACGAGGTCGCGTAGCGGGGCCCGGGCAGCTGGAACTCGAGGTCCTCGTGGTGGGCGTTGAACAGCAGCAGGAACGAGTCGTCCCGGACCGCGCGGCCGCTCAGATCCGGGCTGGAGATGGCGTCGCCGTTGAGGAAGACCGCCAGCGACTTCGCGTAGCCGTTGTTCCAGTCCTCATCAGTCATGATCTCCCCGCTCGGGCGGAACCAGGCGATGTCGCCGAGCTCGCCGCCTCGCGGGGAGACCCCCTCGAAGAACCGTCGCCGCCGGAACACCGGGTGCTCGCGGCGAAGCTTGGCCAACCGGTGGGTGAAGTCGCGCCTGGCCCAGTGCTCGCCGGCGTCCGACCAGTCCACCCAGCTGACCGGGTTGTCCTGGCAGTAGCCGTTGTTGTTGCCGCCCTGGGTGCGACCCAGCTCGTCACCGTGCAACAGCATGGGTATCCCCTGGGACAGCAACAGGGTGGCCATCAGGTTGCGCTTCTGCTTCTCGCGCAGCGCCAGGATGCCCAGCTCGTCGGTGGCGCCCTCCGCCCCGCAGTTCCAGGACCGGTTGTGGCTCTCGCCGTCCCGGTTCTCCTCGCCGTTGGCGTCGTTGTGCTTGTCGTTGTAGGACACCAGGTCGTGCAGGGTGAACCCGTCGTGGGCGGTCACGAAGTTGATCGACGCGTACGGGTTGCGACCGGAGGACTGGTACAGGTCGCTGGAGCCGGTGAACCGGGAGGCGAACTCGGCCAGCGTGGCCGCCTCGCCCCGCCAGAAGTCGCGGACGGTGTCGCGGAACTTGCCGTTCCACTCGGTCCACAGCGGCGGGAAGTTGCCCACCTGGTAGCCGCCCTCGCCGATGTCCCACGGCTCGGCGATCAGCTTGACCTGCGAGACGACCGGATCCTGCTGGACCAGGTCGAAGAACGCCGAGAGCCGGTCCACCTCGTGGAACTGGCGGGCCAGGGTGGCAGCGAGGTCGAACCGGAACCCGTCGACGTGCATGTCCTGGACCCAGTACCGCAGCGAGTCCATGATCAGCTGCAGCACGTGCGGGCTGCGCATGAGCAGGCTGTTCCCGGTGCCCGTGGTGTCCATGTAGTACCGCGGGTCGGAGTCCACCAGCCGGTAGTACGACGCGTTGTCGATGCCGCGGAAGGACAGCGTCGGCCCCATCTCGCTGCCCTCGGCGGTGTGGTTGTAGACGACGTCCAGGATCACCTCGATGCCCGCCGCGTGCAGCGAGCGGACCATCGCCTTGAACTCCTGCACCTGTTGGCCGCGTTGGCCATAGGCGGCGTAGCCGTTGTGCGGGGCAAAGAACCCGATGGTGTTGTAGCCCCAGTAGTTGGACAGCCCACGTTCGACCAGGTGGTGGTCCTGGACGAACTGGTGGACCGGCATGAGCTCGACCGCGGTCACCCCGAGGGAGCGGAAGTGGTCGATCATTACCGGGTGGCCCAGCGCCAAGTAGGTGCCGCGGATCTCGCGGGGCAGCTCAGGGTGGGTCATTGTCAGCCCCTTGACGTGGGCCTCGTAGATGACCGTCTCGTGGTACGGCCGGCGCGGGTGCCGGTCCTCCTGCCAGTCGAAGAACGGGTTGATGACCACCGACTTCATGGCGTGCCGGCCGCTGTTCTTGAGGTTGCGCTTGCCCGGGTCGGTGAACCGGTAGCCGAACAGCGCCTCGTCCCAGTCCGGCTGGCCCTCGATGGCCTTGGCGTACGGGTCCAGCAGCAACTTGGCCGGATTGCAGCGGTGTCCGTGCTCGGGCGCGTACGGCCCGCTGACCCGGAAACCGTAGCGCTGGCCCGGGTGCACGGTGGGCAGGTAGCTGTGCCAGATGAAGCCGTCCAGCTCAGTGAGTGGCACCCGTCGCTCGCGTCCGCGCTCGTCGAACAGGCACAGCTCGACGCTGGTGGCCACCTCGGAGAACAGCGCGAAGTTCGTGCCGGCACCGTCGAAGGTCGCGCCGAGTGGGTACGGGGTTCCGGGCCACACCTGCATGAAACCGCCTTCCGGGAAGGGTCCGGGTGCGATCCTGGCACGGTTCGTGCCTGGCCCCTACTCGAGCGACGGTGTGGCCCTGGCCACGATCGACTCCGTGTCGGTACCCCGCGGGAGCGTGCCGAAACCCATCCCGGCGTCGCCGGCGAGTCGGCTGGCGCAGAACGCGTCGGCCACCGCGGGCGGGGCATAGCGGGCCAGCAGGGAGCCCTGGAGGACCAGTGCCATCCGCTCGACCAGCCGCCGGGCCCGGTGCTCGAGGTCGTCGAGGTCGGCCAGAGACTGCAGCACGTCGGTGACCGCCTGATCCAGCCGTCGGTCCGCACCACGAGCGAGGCCGATCTCGGCCAGGAAGGCGTCCAGCGCCGCTGGCTCTCGCTGCAGCGCGCGCAGCACGTCGAGGGCGACCACGTTGCCGGACCCCTCCCACACCGCGTTGACCGGAGCCTCCCGGTACAGCCGGGGCATTCCGGACTCCTCGACGTAGCCGTTGCCGCCGAGGCACTCCAGCGCCTCGCCGACCAGCGCGGGCGTCCGCTTGGTCACCCAGTACTTGGCCACCGGGACGGCGAGCCGCCGGAACGCGTCCTCGCCGTCGTCGACCGCGGCGGCCAGCCGGATGCCCAGCGCGGTGGCGGCCTCGGACTCCACGGCCAGGTCAGCCAGCACGTTGGCCATCAGCGGCTGGTCGGCCAGCCGGCGGCCGAAGGCACGGCGGTGGGCCGCGTGGTGGGTGCCCTGCGCCACCGCCTGCCGCATGAGCGCGGCGCTGCCCAGCACGCAGTCCAGCCGGGTCGCGGCCACCATCTCGACGATGGTCCGCACCCCGCGGCCCTCGTCGCCGAGCCGGCGGGCCAGGGTGCCGTCCAGCTCGATCTCGGCGGAGGCGTTGGACCGGTTGCCCAGCTTGTCCTTCAGCCGCTGAAGCCGGAACGTGTTGCGGGTGCCGTCCGGCAGCACGCGGGGCAGCACGAAGCAGGTCAGCCCGCCGGGGGTCTGGGCCAGCGTCAGGAACACGTCGCTCATCGGGGCGGAGCAGAACCACTTGTGGCCGGTGAGCCGGTACTCGCCGTCCGTCCCGGTGGGCTCGGCCACGGTGGTGTTCGCCCGGACGTCGGACCCGCCCTGCTTCTCGGTCATCGCCATGCCGGCGATGCAGCCTGGTTTGGCCGCCGGGTCGCCCAGCGTGGCGTCGTACCCCCGCCGGGCCAGCCGAGGGACCCACTCGTCGGTGAGCCGGGGGTCGGCCCGAAGCGCCGGGACCGCGGCGTAGGTCATCGACACCGGGCAGCCGTGACCGGCCTCGGCTTGGCTCCAGACGAGGAAGCCGGCCGCCCGGGTGACGTGGGCGCCCTTCTGCTCGGACACCCACGGGGCGGCGTGCAGCCCGTGCGCCGTGGCCGTGGCCATCAGCTCGTGCCACGCGGGGTGGAACTCGACCTCGTCGATGCGGTGGCCGTACCGGTCGTGGCTGCGCAGGACCGGTGGGTTGTCGTTGGCCAGCCGGCCCAGCCGCTGCGCGTGGGCCGAGCCGGCCAGCCGGCCCAGCTCGCCCAGCGGCTCGGCGGACTCGGCGCTGCCGTGGCGCTGCACCGCCTCGCACAGTGCAGCGTCAGCGCCGAACACGTCATAGCCCTCCAGCGGAGGTGCCTGGTTGAAGACCTCGTGTGTCGTTGCCATGCCTCGATCACACCACTTGGCGGGGCCGATATCCCGTGGACCGGCAAGGTTCGACGCCCTACCGTCGAAGGCGTGGTGGACGACGTGAGGGGGCTGCGGGCCCTCGGTTGGGACGAGCGGTGGGCCGAGGCGGCCGCGGCGTTCCCAGCGGACCTGGTCCCCGCCCGGGTGGTCGGGGTGGACCGTGCGGCGTGCGACGTGCTGGCCGAGGGCGGCGTGCTGCGGGTGACCTTCGGCGGCGACCTGCTCGAGGAGATCGCCGAGGACCCCGTCGCCGGGCCCTGCACGGGGGACTGGGCGCTGGTCCGGCGTTGGCCGGACCGCCGGGAGACGGCCGAGTGGCTGCTGCCCCGTCGGACGGCGGTGGTGCGCGCCTCCGCGTCGCGGACGTCGTACGGGCAGGTCCTCGCCGCCAATGTCGACGTGGTGGTCGTGGTGGCGTCGCTGTCGGTCGAACCGGACCTCGGCCGCATCGAGCGGCTGCTGGCCCTGGCCTGGGAGAGCGGGGCCCAGCCGGCCGTCGTCCTGACCAAGGCCGATCTGGTGACCGACGCGGCCGACATCGCAGCGGAGGTGGCCGGCGCGGCCCCCGGCGTGCCGGTGCTGGTCGTGAGCGCGGTCACGGGGGAGGGGATGTCGGAGGTCGCGGACCTCGCTGACCCCGACCGGACGCTGGCGCTGCTGGGGCAGTCGGGGGTCGGCAAGTCGACCCTGGTGAACGCGCTGCTTGGCACGGACCGGCAGGCCGTGTTCGACATCGGGCAGGCCGGGAAGGGCCGTCACACCACGGTCCGCCGTGAGCTGGTGGCCCTGCCGGGCGCTGGCCTGCTCATCGACACCCCCGGCCTCCGTGGGGTTGGTCTCATGGACGTCGAGGAGGGGCTCGAGCAGGTCTTCCAGGACATCGAGGCGCTGGCCGCGCACTGCCGCTTCAGCGACTGCTCGCACGCCACGGAGCCCGGCTGTGCGGTGCTCCAGGCAGTCGACGAGGGCGAGCTACCGGTTCGACGCCTGGAGTCCTGGCGCAAGCTGGGGCGCGAGGCCCGTTGGATGGCGGGTC
This portion of the Actinomycetes bacterium genome encodes:
- the glgX gene encoding glycogen debranching protein GlgX, with amino-acid sequence MQVWPGTPYPLGATFDGAGTNFALFSEVATSVELCLFDERGRERRVPLTELDGFIWHSYLPTVHPGQRYGFRVSGPYAPEHGHRCNPAKLLLDPYAKAIEGQPDWDEALFGYRFTDPGKRNLKNSGRHAMKSVVINPFFDWQEDRHPRRPYHETVIYEAHVKGLTMTHPELPREIRGTYLALGHPVMIDHFRSLGVTAVELMPVHQFVQDHHLVERGLSNYWGYNTIGFFAPHNGYAAYGQRGQQVQEFKAMVRSLHAAGIEVILDVVYNHTAEGSEMGPTLSFRGIDNASYYRLVDSDPRYYMDTTGTGNSLLMRSPHVLQLIMDSLRYWVQDMHVDGFRFDLAATLARQFHEVDRLSAFFDLVQQDPVVSQVKLIAEPWDIGEGGYQVGNFPPLWTEWNGKFRDTVRDFWRGEAATLAEFASRFTGSSDLYQSSGRNPYASINFVTAHDGFTLHDLVSYNDKHNDANGEENRDGESHNRSWNCGAEGATDELGILALREKQKRNLMATLLLSQGIPMLLHGDELGRTQGGNNNGYCQDNPVSWVDWSDAGEHWARRDFTHRLAKLRREHPVFRRRRFFEGVSPRGGELGDIAWFRPSGEIMTDEDWNNGYAKSLAVFLNGDAISSPDLSGRAVRDDSFLLLFNAHHEDLEFQLPGPRYATSWLREFDTASPDEGDSPPVPASGQVQVEARSMQLFRRQL
- a CDS encoding isovaleryl-CoA dehydrogenase — translated: MATTHEVFNQAPPLEGYDVFGADAALCEAVQRHGSAESAEPLGELGRLAGSAHAQRLGRLANDNPPVLRSHDRYGHRIDEVEFHPAWHELMATATAHGLHAAPWVSEQKGAHVTRAAGFLVWSQAEAGHGCPVSMTYAAVPALRADPRLTDEWVPRLARRGYDATLGDPAAKPGCIAGMAMTEKQGGSDVRANTTVAEPTGTDGEYRLTGHKWFCSAPMSDVFLTLAQTPGGLTCFVLPRVLPDGTRNTFRLQRLKDKLGNRSNASAEIELDGTLARRLGDEGRGVRTIVEMVAATRLDCVLGSAALMRQAVAQGTHHAAHRRAFGRRLADQPLMANVLADLAVESEAATALGIRLAAAVDDGEDAFRRLAVPVAKYWVTKRTPALVGEALECLGGNGYVEESGMPRLYREAPVNAVWEGSGNVVALDVLRALQREPAALDAFLAEIGLARGADRRLDQAVTDVLQSLADLDDLEHRARRLVERMALVLQGSLLARYAPPAVADAFCASRLAGDAGMGFGTLPRGTDTESIVARATPSLE
- the rsgA gene encoding ribosome small subunit-dependent GTPase A, which encodes MVDDVRGLRALGWDERWAEAAAAFPADLVPARVVGVDRAACDVLAEGGVLRVTFGGDLLEEIAEDPVAGPCTGDWALVRRWPDRRETAEWLLPRRTAVVRASASRTSYGQVLAANVDVVVVVASLSVEPDLGRIERLLALAWESGAQPAVVLTKADLVTDAADIAAEVAGAAPGVPVLVVSAVTGEGMSEVADLADPDRTLALLGQSGVGKSTLVNALLGTDRQAVFDIGQAGKGRHTTVRRELVALPGAGLLIDTPGLRGVGLMDVEEGLEQVFQDIEALAAHCRFSDCSHATEPGCAVLQAVDEGELPVRRLESWRKLGREARWMAGRADARIRLAEKARWKAIHKSARQAGVIRP